A window from Kwoniella newhampshirensis strain CBS 13917 chromosome 3, whole genome shotgun sequence encodes these proteins:
- a CDS encoding ornithine-oxo-acid transaminase, translating into MTASISSKEVMHLEHEYSAHNYHPLPVCFERGLGAHVWDPEGVEYLDFLSAYSAVNQGHCHPEILKTLVEQASQLTLSSRAFYSSNLGPFARKITSLFGFDMVLPMNTGAEAVETAIKLARKWGYEKKGIAEGKAKVLSVDGNFHGRTIGIISMSTDPESRTGFGPFLEGVGPKWDTGLIRYNHPEDLEKTLEKYGDEVAAFLVEPIQGEAGIYVPDDGYLAKIAEICKRYNVLLICDEIQTGLCRTGKMLCYEWDNIKPDMVILGKALSGGMYPVSCVLANKEIMLCIKPGEHGSTYGGNPLGCAVAITALDVLINENLADRSQKLGEIFRSELAKLNSPFIKIIRGRGLFNGVVIDETVSKKGRTAWQLCLLMKSKGLLAKPTHVNIIRFAPPLVISEEDVRKAVRIIAESLEEFDVLEKIPGDEGEEHDAVIQLED; encoded by the exons ATGAccgcttccatctccagcAAGGAGGTCATGCACCTCGAACACGAGTATTCTGC ACACAACTAccaccctcttcctgt CTGCTTCGAGCGAGGACTGGGTGCGCACGTATGGGACCCCGAGGGCGTCGAATACCTTGATTTCCTTTCCGCTTACTC CGCCGTCAATCAAGGACATTGCCATCCCGAGATCT TAAAAACTCTCGTTGAACAAGCATCCCAACTCACGCTGTCCTCTCGAGCGTTCTACTCATCCAACCTCGGTCCTTTCGCTAGGAAAATCACCTCCTTATTCGGCTTCGACATGGTCCTTCCCATGAACACCGGTGCCGAGGCCGTCGAGACGGCCATCAAGCTCGCCCGTAAATGGGGatacgagaagaagggcatCGCCGAGGGAAAAGCCAAGGTCCTTTCTGTCGATGGTAATTTCCACGGAAGGACTATCGGTATTATCTCCATGTCGACTGATCCGGAATCAAGAACTGGTTTCGGTCCTTTCCTCGAGGGCGTAGGACCCAAATGGGATACAGGATTGATCAGATATAATCACCCAGAGGATTTGGAGAAGACGTTGGAGAAGTACGGCGATGAAGTCGCTGCGTTCTTGGTAGAGCCCATACAGGGTGAGGCAGG TATCTACGTCCCGGACGATGGATACCTTGCCAAGATCGCAGAGATCTGTAAGCGATACAACGTCCTTTTGATATGTGATGAGATCCAGACTGGTCTCTGCCGAACAGgcaagat GCTCTGCTACGAGTGGGACAACATCAAGCCCGACATGGTCATTCTCGGCAAAGCCTTGTCTGGTGGTA TGTACCCGGTCTCATGTGTTCTCGCGAACAAGGAGATCATGCTCTGTATCAAACCTGGAGAGCACGGCTCTACCTACGGCGG GAACCCCCTTGGATGTGCCGTCGCCATCACCGCCCTTGACGTCCTGATAAACGAGAACCTTGCCGACCGATCCCAGAAGCTCGGAGAGATCTTCCGATCAGAACTCGCCAAGCTCAACTCTCCATTCATCAAGATTAtccgaggtcgaggtctgTTCAACGGTGTGGTCATCGACGAGACTGTTAGCAAGAAAGGAAGGACCGCTTGGCAATTATGTTTGTTGATGAAGAGCAAAGGGTTATTGGCAAAGCCCACCCATGTCAACAT TATTCGATTCGCACCACCCCTCGTCATcagtgaggaagatgtccGAAAGGCCGTCAGGATCATCGCTGAGTCTCTTGAGGAATTCGATGTG CTTGAGAAGATCCCAGGAGACGAGGGTGAAGAGCACGACGCTGTTATTCAGCTTGAGGACTGA